The genome window TGCAGATGATAAATGCGATTGGTAAAAAAGTAGGTGAAGGTAAAACAACACGTATTTGTTGTCAGTCAAGTTTTAGGGCTTTATTAGTGCCAGGCGGTATTGCACTTCTTTCAGACACCGTAGGCTTCTTAACATTACTTACCATCGATATTGGTATTATCCGTGAACTTGCCATTACAGCGAGTTTAGGTGTAGCAGTAATTATATTTACTAATTTAATCTTATTGCCTGTTTGGGCTTCGTACATGAACTTTGAAAACAGTGTACATATTCAATCTGGTGATGCAGCAAAACCAAACATGCTTGATAAAATCCGCGACTTACTTGTTAAAGCGACTGATCCTAAAGTAGCTAAAATGATTATTGGTTTTACCCTTGTTCTATTTGCTTTAGGTTACTGGCAAGCAGATAAAATGCGTATAGGTGACTTACATGCAGGCGCGCCATCACTGCATCAAGATGCTCGTTATAATCAAGACACGTTTTTAATATCAGACAAGTACACTATCTCGTCTGATATCTTAAAGGTAATTGTAGAAGCGTATCCTGCAGCATGTACTGAGCATGATGTGATGGAGCGTATAAGCCGTTTTCAATACAAAGTAGAGAATGTAGCAGGTGTGCAGTCTGCTGTAAGTTTGAGCTCTGTAGCTCAATCGGTTAACGCAGGCTACAACGAAGGCAATTTGAAATGGCAAAGCTTGCCACGAAATTCAGCAAGTTTAGTGCAGTCAACGTCTCGAGTTGAAACTAGTACAGGTTTACTTAACGGTGATTGTTCAGTTATGCCAGTGATTATATTTTTAGATGATCATAAAGCACAAACTATAGATACTGTAATTAAGAGTGTTAAGCAATTTGCGCAAGAAGAGGGCACTGATAAATTAGCATTTAAATTAGCTTCAGGACCTGTTGGTGTAATGGCAGCGACTAATGAGTCAGTTGCAGAAGCGCAAATACCAATGATGCTTTATGTTTATGGTGCCGTTATCATTTTATGTTTAATGAGCTTTAGAAGCGTAAAGGCAACGATTGCTGTGGTATTGCCGCTTTATATCGTATCAACACTTGCACAAGCACTTATGGTGCAATTAGAAATAGGCTTAACCGTTTCTACTTTGCCAGTTATTGCTCTAGGAGTAGGTATTGGGGTCGATTACGGTATTTATATACTGTCGTCGATGATGGGGCAGCTTAAGCAAAATGTACCATTAAGTGTTGCTTATCGAAATGCGCTTGTTGAACGTGGCAGTGCGGTTCTATTTACCGGTATTACACTTGCGATTGGTGTGAGTACGTGGATATTCTCAGATCTTAAATTCCAAGTTGATATGGGTATACTGCTAACCTTCATGTTTTTAGTGAATATGTTAGGTGCAGTGTTGTTATTACCCGCTATTGGTAGCCTTCTCTGGACTGACCAGAAAAAATAATGTGAATAATTTTGCTCCTAAATGGCCTGTAAAGGCCATTTATATCTACAATTTGTGAATAGATGACCAAATAGCTGAAATGCTTAAAATGTTTTCATCGAAAAGGCTGTTTATTAGCTGTAAAAGGGTTAGAATTTAATTGACTCCACGCTAATGAATAGCTGTACAAATTCCTGCTCCTGAGCAGTAATAGATTAAGGAACATACAATGACACGAAATGAAGGCCAAGCCTCGGTTATCCTAGATAATGTCTGTAAGCTGATCCAGAAAAAAGTTCGCGCTGATAATGTGTTACTCGTTGAGAAATTCGCCAAAGCCTTGTACAGCAATATGTCTAAAGAGGATTTGGCAAACCGCAACGATAGTGACCTATATGGCGCAGCATTAAGCCTTTGGAACTCGCTAGAAAAAAATACTACCGACGACGCAGTTATCCGCGTTTTCAACCCTGAAGTGGCAAAAGATGGCTGGCAGTCATCACATACAATCGTAGAGATTATTACTAAAGACATGCCGTTTTTAGTTGATTCTGTTCGTATGGCCATGACTCGTGAAAATATCGCCTCTCACTTATTACTTCACTGCCCATTAAAAATTAAGCGCGATGAAAACGCTAAAATTTCTGGATTATCAAATTTAAAAGCAGAGCAAGAATCCTCATCTACTAAAACAGTATTTTTTATTGAAATTGACCGTCAAACAGATTCTTCTGTGATTGAGTCTTTCAAGAAAGAGTTAGAGTCGGTTCTTGTTGATGTATCAGTTGCTGTTGATGATTGGCAGCCAATTCGTAAAAAATTGATTGCAGTAACCAAAGAGTTACCTAAACGTCATCATAATAAAACGACAGAAGAAGTTTCAGAAACAACTGAGTTTTTAGATTGGTTAGCGAAAGATAACTTTACCCTAATGGGTTACCGTGAATATGAGCTAAGCCCAGTTCAAGGTGATTACCAATTAAAAGGTAAAATGGAATCAAGCCTTGGCTTGATGAAAAACTCTACTGAAGAGCACACACGATTATTGTCAGAATTACCAGAAGTTGCCCGCCAAGAAGCACGCAGCAGCAACCTACTGATCCTAACAAAAACTAACTCTGTTTCTCGCGTTCACCGTCCAGCTTACATCGATTACGTAGGTATTAAGCGTTTTGACGATGAAGGCAATGTAATTGGTGAAGATCGCTTTATTGGTTTGTTCTCATCAAGCTTTTACAATAACAGTGCTACTGATGTGCCTGTTTTAAAGAGTAAAATTAACCGCATTATGGAAATGTGTGATTTTGCTAAAGGTACACACGCTTACAAAGCTGTTTTAAATATTTTAGAAACCTACCCACGTGACGAGCTAGTTCAAGCGCGCGAAAGTGAGCTACTTGAAGTTGCTATGGGTGTTTTACAAGTACAAGAGCGCGATATGTGTCGCTTGTTTGTACGTAAAGATGCGTATGGTCGCTTTTTATCTTGCATGGTTTATGTTCCTCGCGAACGCTATAACACGGCTCTTCGTCGTGAAACGCAAGATATATTAGCTAATGCATTTAATTCTGACGATAAAGTCGAATTTACTACTTATTTCTCTGAGTCAACACTGGCGCGTACTCATTACACCGTTCGTGTGACCGACAACAAGATCGAATATAACGTGAAAGACATCGAAAACAATTTAGTAGAAGCTGCACGTACGTGGGAAGATAAACTTCAATCTGCACTTTTAGAGTCTGCGGGTGAAGCACGTGGTAACGATTTAAATCGTAAATACTGTAATGCGTTTGCACGCTCATACAAAGACGAAGTGCTTCCAAGTGCTGCGGTTGTTGATATTGAAAAGTTAGAACTACTTAGCGATGAAAACAAGCTAGAAATGCTGTTTTACCGTCCTCAAGAAGAAGCAAACAGTAATATTGTACGATTAAGCTTATTCCATAAAGATGAGCCAATTCACTTATCTGATGTTATGCCAATGCTTGAAAACTTTGGTCTGCGCGTTGTTGGTGAAACACCATATTCAGTTAAAACTAGCGATGGTCGTATTAACTGGATCATGGACTTCTCGATGCTTATTGACAGCAAAGGGATGGCAGACTTTGATAAAATTTCAGCACGTTTTCGCGCTGCATTAACAAATGTGTGGGGCAATCGCCTTGAAAATGATGGTTTTAACCGTTTAGTGTTAATGGGTGGCCTAACTGGCCGCGAAGCCTCTATTTTACGTGCTTACGCTAAGTACATGCGTCAAATTGGTGTAACGTTCTCACAAAGTTACATTGAAAGCACATTTGCAAATTATCCAAACATTGCAGCGCAAATTGTTAATTTATTTGCTAAAAAGTTCTCAGTTAAGAGCCCAGCAAGTGCTAAAACACTTGAAAAGTTAAGTACGCAAATTTACTTAGAACTTGAAAATGTAGCAAACCTTGATGATGACCGCATTATACGTTTATACGTAGATATGATTGTTGCGACGCTACGTACCAACTATTTCCAAAAAGATGATGCAGGTCAGTTTAAATCTTATGTTTCGTTTAAAATACAGCCTAGCTTAATTCCTGACGTACCGCTTCCTCTTCCTGCGTTTGAGATCTTTGTTTATTCTCCGCGCGTTGAAGGTGTGCATTTACGTTACGGTAAAGTAGCGCGTGGTGGTCTGCGTTGGTCTGACCGTCGTGAAGACTTCCGTACTGAAGTACTTGGCTTAGTTAAAGCGCAACAAGTTAAAAATACAGTAATTGTACCTGTTGGCTCTAAAGGTGGTTTTGTATGTAAACAATTACCTAGTGAGCGCGAAGCGTTTATAAAAGAAGGCCAAGAGTGTTACAAAATTTTTATCCGTGGTCTTCTAGATATTACAGATAACATAGAGCGCGGTGAAGTAGTGCCAGCTCGAGATGTTGTTCGCCACGATGAAGATGATGCTTACTTAGTGGTTGCTGCCGATAAAGGAACCGCTACTTTCTCTGATATCGCAAACGGCATAGCTAATGAATACAATTTCTGGCTAGGTGATGCATTCGCATCAGGTGGCTCGGTTGGTTACGATCATAAGAAAATGGGTATTACAGCTAAAGGCGCATGGGAGTCAGTTAAACGACATTTCCGTGAAATGGATATCGATTGTCAAACTACCGACTTTACGGTAGTTGCAATTGGCGATATGGCTGGTGATGTATTTGGTAATGGTATGTTGTTATCTAAGCATATTCGCTTACAAGTTGCCTTTAACCATATGCACATTTTTGTTGATCCTAACCCAGATGCTGCTACTTCTTACCCAGAGCGCGAACGTTTATTTAATATGCCGCGTTCATCTTGGGAAGATTACAATAAAGAGTTAATTTCTGCCGGTGGTGGTGTTTTCTCTCGTGCTGCTAAATCAATTACGCTTAGCCCAGAAATGAAAAAAATGTTGGGCACTAAAAAAGCGAGTATGACGCCAAACGAATTAATAAAAGCATCGTTAATGATGGAGTTTGATTTACTGTGGAATGGCGGTATCGGAACGTATATCAAAAACTCTAAAGAAACTGATGCAGATGTAGGGGATCGTGCAAACGATGCACTACGTATCAATGGTAGAGATTTAGGCGCTAAAATAATTGGTGAGGGCGGTAACTTAGGTGCAACTCAATTAGGTCGTGTTGAATTTGCAGCTAAGGGTGGTCGTGTTAATACTGACTTTATTGATAACGTAGGAGGCGTTGCCTGTTCAGATAACGAAGTTAACATTAAGATTTTACTTAATGGCTTGGTTGCTGAAGGTGACTTAACACGTAAACAACGTGATGAGCTACTTTACTCAATGACAGATGAAGTATCTGAATTAGTATTAAAAGACTGTTACCGTCAAACACATACTATTTCAATTACGCAGTCTAAAGGTACTTCAACGCTTAAAGAAAAGATTCGCTTTATTCATGCACTTGAAAAAGATGGTAAGTTAAACCGTGCTATTGAGTTCATTCCAAGTGATGAAGAATTGGCAGAACGTGCAGCCGCAGGTAAAGACTTAACTCGCCCTGAGCTTTCAGTGCTAGTGTCTTACGCAAAAATGGTATTAAAAGAGTCTTTAGTAAGTGATGAAATTACTGAAAACCCTTACTATCGCCAATTGCTTGTGAAGTCATTCCCACGTCCTCTACGTGAGAAGTTTAACGATGCGATGAACAACCATCCACTTCGTAAAGAAATTATTGCAACTAAACTTGCTAACAGTATCGTTAATGATATGGGTTTAAACTTCATGGTACGTATGCATGAAGAAACCGGTGCCAACGAAGCTGAAATTGCAATGTGTTACTCAATTGCTAGCGAAATATTTGAAATGCGCGATACATGGTCTTCTATCAGCGCACTGGATAATAAAATACCAGCAGCGGTACAAACTGAAATGCTTTACCAACTTCGTCGTACTGTTCGCCGTACTACGCGTTGGTTCTTACGTCATCGTAATAAGTCACAAACGATTGAACAAGGAATTGAATTCTTTGCGCCAACATTTAAAGATTTAAGCGATAATTTAAATACATACATGATTGAAAAAGAAAATGACCGTATTGTAATTGAAGCTAATAAGTTAATTGATGCCGGCGTTCCTGTAGATATAGCTAAGCGTATTGTTTCGTTATCAAGCTTATTCTCTGTGATGGATTTAGCTGAGGTTGCTAATAATTCAGGTAAGAGTATTTCGATGGTATCGAATACTTACTTTAAACTAGGCGCGAGAATGGGTCTGCATTGGTTCTTAGAGCAAATAACTAAGCAACCAGTAGCAAATCATTGGCAAGCACTTGCTCGTTCATCTTACCGTGAAGAGCTTGATTGGCAGCAACGTACGTTATCTGAAGTGGTGCTAAATAGCTTTGAAGGTGACGAGAGCGATGTTGATAGTCAAATAGATGAGTGGATGGATAGCCAAGATTTATTACTTCAGCGTTGGAAACAAATGTTGGCTGAGTTTAAAACATCACAAAGCCATGACTTTGCTAAGTTCTCAGTTGCACTTCGTGAACTTATGTTATTAAGTCACAACTGTGATACATCAGGAAAATAATTTAGCTTTAATCAGTTATTTGTTTAGTAAATAAATAACTGATTGTTAAAATTGTTATACAATACCTTAGCCTTGTCTGAGGTATTTTTTTGTCTGAAATTTAAAAAGAGGATTATATTGATGTTTTATGATTTAGCTCGCCGTTTTATGTTTACCCGTGATGCGGAGTGGGCGCATGAGTTTGCACTTAATAATCTTCGTCGTTTTGCTAATACGCCTCTAAATATAGCTTGGTCACAAAGTGTTTCAGATAAACCCGTAAACTTTTTAGGTCTTGAATTTAAAAACCCAGTAGGGCTTGCCGCTGGCCTGGATAAAAATGCAGAATGTATAGATGCATTTAGCCAAATGGGATTTGGTTTTATTGAAGTTGGAACGGTTACACCGCGTCCTCAAGTTGGTAATGATAAGCCACGTATTTTTAGACTTCCAGAGTCAAACGCAATTATTAACCGTATGGGTTTTAATAATAAAGGTGTTGATAATTTAGTCGAAAATGTAAAAGCAGCAAAGTACAGTGGCATACTCGGTATCAATATTGGTAAAAATAAAGATACACCTAACGAGCAAGGTAAAGATGACTATATTCATTGTATGCGTAAAGTATTTGAGCATGCCTCATACATTACGGTAAATATTTCATCACCAAATACCCCAGGGCTTCGTGATTTACAATATGGTGCTGCACTTGACGATTTGTTGCAAAGTCTTAAAAATGAACAGTTAGATTTAATTGCAAAGCATAATAAGCAAGTTCCTATGCTTGTAAAAATTGCACCGGATCTCGATCAAATACAAATAGAGCAAGTAAGTGAATCACTTTTAAATAATAAAATTGATGGTGTAATTGCCACAAACACAACGCTTGAACGAGCCGCAGTCATGGGGCAGCAATATGCACAAGAGGCGGGCGGTTTATCAGGTCACCCTGTTAGAATGCGCTCTACAGAGGTAGTAAGTGAACTAAAACGCTTAACACAAGGTAAGCTACCAATCATCGGAGTCGGCGGTATTGATGATGCTACATCTGCAAAAGAAAAGTTAGATGCAGGCGCAAATTTAGTTCAGGTTTATACTGGGTTCATCTACAAAGGTCCACAATTGGTAAAGTCGATCGTTAACGGCTTATAAGGATCAGTTATCTAAGCTTTTGATCGTTAGCTAAATGTTCTAAGCAAACATTTTAAAAGTGGTCAAAAGCGGTTATACTCTGAGCAATAATTATTCAACATACCCAAGGAGGAGTAAATGTTACAAGCATCAAAGCAATGGCAGTGGATTACTTGTCCTGATAAAAATCGTTTGTTACTTGATTTAAATGACGACATGCAATTATGCACGCCTTATAAATTAAGACAGCTCACCGATTCTGTTTTTAAAAATCCACGTTTTAGTCTCGAAGATGCTGCATTTTACGAACAAGTTTATAATTATCTGGATGGATTTGAATTGTGGTCTGCGGCTCAAATTTGTCAAATATCATTAAATGCAACTGCTGTTAAGTATCACTTAAAACCCGTTTTAGCAAAAAGTTGGTTTTTTGAAGAATACACAGGGACAGAGCCAAGCGTAGAGGCAATAGTAAAATTAACATCTAAAGCGCAGTCAGGTGATTTTTTAATTGTAGAGCATTGTCCTGATGCATCTATTTGTTTGAATTTAAGTGAAACCTTTAAATTAGACGAAAACTTATCTTTAGCGCAATTTGAAGTAATCCGTATTTTGAATAATCGAGTACACCCCATTCTAAATCAGCAATATCAAAGTCAAACCGCCTAACCAAATTTAAGCCTTAAGCGTGTCTTTATGGCGTGTTTGTCGCCCAACCTATGTTATAATCCTGCGCAATTAGCTATTAAGGGTTATTACTTTGCAATTTATCGCACTTACTTCTATCGGAATCGAAAATTTATTGGTTGATGAACTAACAGAACTTGGCGCAACCGTGTCTAAGCAAACTGTTGGTTCTGTTCGTTTTGAGGCTGACTCATTACTTGCGCAAAAGGTTTGTTTATCAACTCGTTTTGCAACGCGTGTGCTTATGCTTATTGAAGAAAAAGAAGGCGTAGATGACAAAAATAGCCTGTATAATTTTGCGCGCTCGCAACCTTGGCAAGAATGGTTTGGACCTACGCAAACATTCGCTGTCGACTTCAACGGTACCAATGACTCATTAAAAAACACGCAATTTTCGGGTCTTGTAATCAAAGATGCGATTGTTGACTATTTTAATGATTTATACGAGCAACGTCCTAACGTTGATAAGCAAGATGCTAACGTGCGCGTAGTTGCACGATTAAATCGTTACGGCGTATCGATGTATATTGACTATTCAGGTCCTCGTTTGTCAGAACGTGGTTACCGCCAAGGCCAAGGTAAAGCGCCAATTAAAGAGCACTTAGCTGCTGCATTAATTAAGCGAAGTGGCTGGCTTGAAAATGTAAAACAGCCTTTATTCGATCCATGTTGTGGTGCGGGTACTATTTTGATAGAAGCTGCCGGTATGGCGCGAAACGAAGCGCCAGGATTATTCCGTGAAGGTTTTGCTTTTGAGCGTTTACCCAGTTTTAGAGCCGCTAAGTTTAAAGAGCTTAAAGAAGAGTTACTCGCTAATATTACTGATCCTAAATTGTGGTTAATTGGCCACGATTACGATGAGCAAGTATTAAGTAAAGCAATTGATAATGCTAAACGAGCCGAGCTTGACGACGTGATTAAGTTTAAGCAAAGTGATGCAACTAAACTTACAGCTGTTGCAAAATTACCGGGTGTTGTAATTTCAAACTTACCTTATGGTGAGCGTATTGGCTCTATGGCTGAGCTTGTTGATTTACACCGTAATTTAGGCGTTGGCTTTAAAAAGCACTTCAATCACTGGAAACTTGCCTTATTGGGTATGGACGAGAGCTTATTTAAACTTTTAAAACTTGTGCGCCTTAAGCGTTATAAATTTAAAAATGGCCCATTAGATGTTGAACTTAACTTATATCAATTAGATGATAAGCAAGTAAGTTTGACCACAGATGACAAAAAAGCACTCAATTTTGAAGGCTCAACGTCATTTGCAAATAGATTGAAAAAAAATAAGCAAGGCTTAAAAAACTGGCTTAAACAAAATAAAATAGATGCTTATCGCGTCTATGAAGCGGATATCCCTGAATACAATGTTGCTGTAGATATTTATGGTGACTCTGCTGTAATTTTTGAATATGCAGCGCCTAAAGAAATTGATGAAAAAACATCAGAAAAACGCCTGCAAGACGTAATAA of Pseudoalteromonas arctica A 37-1-2 contains these proteins:
- a CDS encoding efflux RND transporter permease subunit, encoding MHKLLDFIEKAIFRHRLIMLISFALITCLLVFKATQIQLDASFNKNIPLNHDYMKVYTKHEKQFGGANSILISVCDDSGDIFNPEFFTQLKAVHDQLYFIPGVNRPLVNSIFSPSARFVEVVEDGFAGGPIIPANFKADKRGLGVVKENIEKAKVVGRMIASDYSCAMVTAQLLETDPQTQQKLDTLAFAQKLESDLREPLSTDKVSIHIIGFAKMAGDIAEGAKGVVVFFAIAIAFTFIMVWLFCGSLKLTILPIACSIIAVIWQLGLLSSLGFGLDPMSILVPFLVFAIGVSHGVQMINAIGKKVGEGKTTRICCQSSFRALLVPGGIALLSDTVGFLTLLTIDIGIIRELAITASLGVAVIIFTNLILLPVWASYMNFENSVHIQSGDAAKPNMLDKIRDLLVKATDPKVAKMIIGFTLVLFALGYWQADKMRIGDLHAGAPSLHQDARYNQDTFLISDKYTISSDILKVIVEAYPAACTEHDVMERISRFQYKVENVAGVQSAVSLSSVAQSVNAGYNEGNLKWQSLPRNSASLVQSTSRVETSTGLLNGDCSVMPVIIFLDDHKAQTIDTVIKSVKQFAQEEGTDKLAFKLASGPVGVMAATNESVAEAQIPMMLYVYGAVIILCLMSFRSVKATIAVVLPLYIVSTLAQALMVQLEIGLTVSTLPVIALGVGIGVDYGIYILSSMMGQLKQNVPLSVAYRNALVERGSAVLFTGITLAIGVSTWIFSDLKFQVDMGILLTFMFLVNMLGAVLLLPAIGSLLWTDQKK
- a CDS encoding NAD-glutamate dehydrogenase, which produces MTRNEGQASVILDNVCKLIQKKVRADNVLLVEKFAKALYSNMSKEDLANRNDSDLYGAALSLWNSLEKNTTDDAVIRVFNPEVAKDGWQSSHTIVEIITKDMPFLVDSVRMAMTRENIASHLLLHCPLKIKRDENAKISGLSNLKAEQESSSTKTVFFIEIDRQTDSSVIESFKKELESVLVDVSVAVDDWQPIRKKLIAVTKELPKRHHNKTTEEVSETTEFLDWLAKDNFTLMGYREYELSPVQGDYQLKGKMESSLGLMKNSTEEHTRLLSELPEVARQEARSSNLLILTKTNSVSRVHRPAYIDYVGIKRFDDEGNVIGEDRFIGLFSSSFYNNSATDVPVLKSKINRIMEMCDFAKGTHAYKAVLNILETYPRDELVQARESELLEVAMGVLQVQERDMCRLFVRKDAYGRFLSCMVYVPRERYNTALRRETQDILANAFNSDDKVEFTTYFSESTLARTHYTVRVTDNKIEYNVKDIENNLVEAARTWEDKLQSALLESAGEARGNDLNRKYCNAFARSYKDEVLPSAAVVDIEKLELLSDENKLEMLFYRPQEEANSNIVRLSLFHKDEPIHLSDVMPMLENFGLRVVGETPYSVKTSDGRINWIMDFSMLIDSKGMADFDKISARFRAALTNVWGNRLENDGFNRLVLMGGLTGREASILRAYAKYMRQIGVTFSQSYIESTFANYPNIAAQIVNLFAKKFSVKSPASAKTLEKLSTQIYLELENVANLDDDRIIRLYVDMIVATLRTNYFQKDDAGQFKSYVSFKIQPSLIPDVPLPLPAFEIFVYSPRVEGVHLRYGKVARGGLRWSDRREDFRTEVLGLVKAQQVKNTVIVPVGSKGGFVCKQLPSEREAFIKEGQECYKIFIRGLLDITDNIERGEVVPARDVVRHDEDDAYLVVAADKGTATFSDIANGIANEYNFWLGDAFASGGSVGYDHKKMGITAKGAWESVKRHFREMDIDCQTTDFTVVAIGDMAGDVFGNGMLLSKHIRLQVAFNHMHIFVDPNPDAATSYPERERLFNMPRSSWEDYNKELISAGGGVFSRAAKSITLSPEMKKMLGTKKASMTPNELIKASLMMEFDLLWNGGIGTYIKNSKETDADVGDRANDALRINGRDLGAKIIGEGGNLGATQLGRVEFAAKGGRVNTDFIDNVGGVACSDNEVNIKILLNGLVAEGDLTRKQRDELLYSMTDEVSELVLKDCYRQTHTISITQSKGTSTLKEKIRFIHALEKDGKLNRAIEFIPSDEELAERAAAGKDLTRPELSVLVSYAKMVLKESLVSDEITENPYYRQLLVKSFPRPLREKFNDAMNNHPLRKEIIATKLANSIVNDMGLNFMVRMHEETGANEAEIAMCYSIASEIFEMRDTWSSISALDNKIPAAVQTEMLYQLRRTVRRTTRWFLRHRNKSQTIEQGIEFFAPTFKDLSDNLNTYMIEKENDRIVIEANKLIDAGVPVDIAKRIVSLSSLFSVMDLAEVANNSGKSISMVSNTYFKLGARMGLHWFLEQITKQPVANHWQALARSSYREELDWQQRTLSEVVLNSFEGDESDVDSQIDEWMDSQDLLLQRWKQMLAEFKTSQSHDFAKFSVALRELMLLSHNCDTSGK
- the pyrD gene encoding quinone-dependent dihydroorotate dehydrogenase, yielding MFYDLARRFMFTRDAEWAHEFALNNLRRFANTPLNIAWSQSVSDKPVNFLGLEFKNPVGLAAGLDKNAECIDAFSQMGFGFIEVGTVTPRPQVGNDKPRIFRLPESNAIINRMGFNNKGVDNLVENVKAAKYSGILGINIGKNKDTPNEQGKDDYIHCMRKVFEHASYITVNISSPNTPGLRDLQYGAALDDLLQSLKNEQLDLIAKHNKQVPMLVKIAPDLDQIQIEQVSESLLNNKIDGVIATNTTLERAAVMGQQYAQEAGGLSGHPVRMRSTEVVSELKRLTQGKLPIIGVGGIDDATSAKEKLDAGANLVQVYTGFIYKGPQLVKSIVNGL
- a CDS encoding cell division protein ZapC, with the protein product MLQASKQWQWITCPDKNRLLLDLNDDMQLCTPYKLRQLTDSVFKNPRFSLEDAAFYEQVYNYLDGFELWSAAQICQISLNATAVKYHLKPVLAKSWFFEEYTGTEPSVEAIVKLTSKAQSGDFLIVEHCPDASICLNLSETFKLDENLSLAQFEVIRILNNRVHPILNQQYQSQTA
- the rlmKL gene encoding bifunctional 23S rRNA (guanine(2069)-N(7))-methyltransferase RlmK/23S rRNA (guanine(2445)-N(2))-methyltransferase RlmL, which produces MQFIALTSIGIENLLVDELTELGATVSKQTVGSVRFEADSLLAQKVCLSTRFATRVLMLIEEKEGVDDKNSLYNFARSQPWQEWFGPTQTFAVDFNGTNDSLKNTQFSGLVIKDAIVDYFNDLYEQRPNVDKQDANVRVVARLNRYGVSMYIDYSGPRLSERGYRQGQGKAPIKEHLAAALIKRSGWLENVKQPLFDPCCGAGTILIEAAGMARNEAPGLFREGFAFERLPSFRAAKFKELKEELLANITDPKLWLIGHDYDEQVLSKAIDNAKRAELDDVIKFKQSDATKLTAVAKLPGVVISNLPYGERIGSMAELVDLHRNLGVGFKKHFNHWKLALLGMDESLFKLLKLVRLKRYKFKNGPLDVELNLYQLDDKQVSLTTDDKKALNFEGSTSFANRLKKNKQGLKNWLKQNKIDAYRVYEADIPEYNVAVDIYGDSAVIFEYAAPKEIDEKTSEKRLQDVISLTAQQLEISPENIAVKVRKKQKGEDQYTAMSKQNRTMVVEEFGAKFKVNLFDYLDTGLFLDHRLMRRYIQENAKDKRFLNLFAYTGTASVHAALGGAKAITTVDLSKTYLKWGQDNFDLNGISNTRYRFEQADCLKWLEHATAQYDLIFLDPPTFSNSKRMKDAFDVQSDHIKLLTWVKKILSPSGTLIFSNNKRGFVIDEVGLIGLGLKAINISDKTLSPDFKRNKKIHNSWLITHG